CAAAAAAACTCCTCTGTTGGTAATTACCTGCACTAGAAAACATCTCTCAAGATATCGTCAGTAGTCTACAGAATGTTATTCAGACATCTTCTCACGTTGGTAATCCAACTATGCTGGGCTGTTCTTGGGTTTTCCCACCAAGAAGCCACAATCGTGTGTTTACCTCTCACAAAGCCACCAAGATACGAGAAAAACTAACACCATATAGACGATCCCTTGGGTTACAGATGCACCAGATTACTTCCAGGGCTATGGAGGCAAGGCCATAGGCGCTGTAGGTATCTTGTATGCTTCTTCTGTGATTTATCACTAACAACTAACGCAGAAAGATGCAACAACGACCTACGGAATCAACTGTCTCTCAGACCAGACAGCCTGCCACAGATTTACCCCGGATCTGACCGTTATCTATGGGCCCAACAGTAAGAACACAGCAGCCCCACCATCTCTCAGACACGAGATTATACTGACTTGTAGATATAGCATATGACATGATTGCCAATGGCTACAAATTTGACTTTACCTCAAATTGCACACTCATGGGCTCTCCGACACCCACAGGCGCGTCTTGTACAGAGATAAAGTCCTCGCATGAAACCAGTACTATCACCTCAGCGACGGTACTTGTTCCAGCCACAGGTGACGATTCCACCCTAGGAATTTTTCCGGCGACCTTGATCGTGACCGACACTGGAGACTTCTATGTTCCTACAACCGTGACTGAAGTCGAAACTTCGGTCAATTCCCGTGTCTCATCCAGTGACGCAAGCTTAACGACGCCTGCGACTGCCACCGCGGATCCCATTACCTCAGTCTCCGTTGAGGTCCTGAATTCGACAGCCCTGATTACTGGTGTGCCAACTTACTTCGGCAATGGAACTTCGCGAGCTGACAAGAATGGCACGACGGTTACAGTTACTGTTCTTGCCAGCTCATTTCCGTGTCACTGTGAATGTGAGTGCGGACAACATCAGACCGCCAAGGCCACTGTGACTGTCCCAATGGCAATGAAAAATCGTGGAATCAAGATGGCTGCTCCCATGGCATTGGTGTGGGGAATTCTAGCTGGCGCTTTGTTCTGGATTTGAACTCAAAGTTGAGAACTAGGGACCGGTTGGATTTTTGTGACGAAAAATAGGTTGTGCTCACCTGGATATCAACCATATCACAAGTTTGAACCTATGGTGAGATAGggtgaattttttttttttttaacaagATAGTTCGAATCTGAGATTTTGAATGATGCCTTGTAGGAATCAATTCCGCGCTGATCCAGTATAAAAATAGCGTGAATGCTTGGTAACGCATTGATAATATGCCCCTGCTTATTAATTGTGGATACTGTCCCTGCGTGCGTGTCTCTTACACGATCCCACAAGCGTCGGGGATTGTTAATTCCGTCCGACACGAAATTGTGTTGCACTGTGATTGGCTGCAGATGGCCAACTTACTCCGAGACATGGGGACAAGACGATGGCGGGATGGAGAAAGTGATGGAGAGGGATTTTGAGGTCTCGCGGTTTGTGGATTCGCAATCCACATAATGTATAAAATCCCCATCCAAGTTCACCTGTTAATTTTCCTCCTTGGAATCATCTTATCTCACTTCACTCCACAGCTAATCTGCTACCTGTCTCCCGTTAAAACCTTCACGATGGGCTCCACTCAACCTGAATTCAAGAATGCGGCTACTTCCACTCTTTTGGAGTTGGTGAAGGCTCGCCGCACATACTATGACCTCAAGGGCGAGAGTCCCGTCTCTGACGATGTCATTGAGCGTATTGTTCAGGATTCCGTTCTGCACGTTCCTAGCTCCTTTAATACTCAGACCTCTCGTGTTGTGCTCCTGCTGAAGGAGGAGCACAAGAAGGTGTGGGATATTGCTCTTGACGCCTTGGAGGGTCTGGTCACCGCTGGACACGTTCCTAAGGAACAGTTCGAGACTTCTACAAAGCCCAAGCTGGAGTCTTTCCGCGCTGCCTACGGAACCGTGCGTTTCCCCACTCCAGATGACTACTCCACTTTGCGCTAAAATGGCGAATCATCTGCTAACCGGCTACCAAGgtccttttctttgttgaCTTTGAGTCGCTCGCTCCTATTAAGGAGAAGTTCGCTACCTACGCCGACAAGTTCGACCCCTTTGCCCTGGAGTCGAATGCTATGTCTCAGTACCTTGGTATGTGCTTTCCGTCTTTGAGCTTTTGGTCAGACACAAGTAGTTTGAAACTAACTTTCACCAAGTCTGGACTGCCCTTCAGTCCGAGGGCTTCGGCGCCAACCTTCAGCACTACAGCCCCCTCATTGATGAGCAGATTGCCAAGACTTGGAACATCCCCGCCTCCTGGAAGTTGGATGCCCAGCTGGTCTTTGGTACTCCTAACTCTCAGCCTGGCGAGAAGGCCTTCGCTCCTCTTGAGGACCGCTTCAAGGTGTTTGGCAAATAAGCGTATAAATATGCATGTTAATATAGCATTACGAATGAAAGAGCAATGACTTGGATTTTCAGTTTGAAACACAATTTGCTAATTCAAAAATTAGTAGACTATCCTACATAGTAGAGACCTCCCTCGTCGAGGAGAAGTTCTAAGTTGTTTGACGTTCGCATGCATGCTGGGCTGCCCTGGTCAACAAAGCTTAGTTGAAAATTCAAGAGTACCCTCATTTATCATCACGGGAATTGGAAATCTGGTGAAAAGCGGTTATTAGCCTGATGTAAGGTCCTGTTGTGTCTCTTTGTCCCATCCAAGTGGACAAAAGCCCGGTAGGAAAAGATTGGGCATCAAATTGTTGCGTCAATCACTGGAGATCGGGAAGGCTGATGAAATGGAGCCTCAGTTGATTCGCAATTCATTCTTTAGCGGGGAGCAGCATTCTAAGCATAATCTTGAGAGTGGATCTACTGCTCTTACGTATTTTGCAAACAGTGTCTGgctttctttctctgtttCCATATACACAAGCGAGATGGAACAACTTAGGTTCAACGTGGGGATCGACCTGTCGTTCTTGATACACAAACTAGATCCACCATTCAAGTAAACACGGATGCATTCCGCAAGGGTTTCAGACAAGCACGTTGTGAAATATGCGCAGGAGGTACGTTGTATGTAGACGTTAGTTATACGTCGAGTACATCATTCACATAGACTTTGCAGTTGCTAACCAGAAACTACAAACTAGATAGATTCCTGACCTTTATTTTGGTAGattgaaaatcaaaaacTCCACCAACTCCACTCCCATCTTGTCACCAATTTAGTCGTTCTTCGCCATCCTCACCCCTCCACCAGACCAAGATGGAGACTCAGCACCAGTATCCAGCCGGTCTTCAATGTCCTATACACGGACTAACTCAACACCAGTGACCGGAGTGCAAACCTCCGATCCATTGATCGGCACTAAGATCGTGGACAAAATCGCCCTCTAAGATCTCTCCATCAATGAGTGTGGCCACGGAATTAACGAGAGCCATGCCCTCGATACCACAAACAAAACGAAAAACCGAAAGCAAGCAGACTCAGCATCACGTCCTCAATCAGATAGCGACAGAGAATCGGGATCTCCAAATCGCAGCAAGCAAGGTATCCCGCGTGAGCTCTCAAGCTTCACCGCCGGGCTCCTTCATATCTGCGTCTGCTCAGCAGGGCTCATGCTCTTTTCCTCCCGACATGCTCGCCCCACAATAACAGATCAAAGCAGCCCTCGGTATCGTCAACACTCAACTCCCCTGAGTCATCGGCGCCTTCAACATAGCCAACGGCCTGTCGGTAATCATCTCCAGCTCACTAACAGACCTTTTTTCATCGAAATTTGTGATAGTCGGAGCCTTTGCATGGTTCTCTGTATGGAACTTAATCAGCGCAATCCAAGGTGGAGCCTTGTGCCAACACCTCCCGTGGATCTTCGGCTCAAATGCTATTATCTGCGTGCTGCTGTGTGCCTCAGCTTGGTTCGCTATTCCACCCCTTTGACCCATGGCCGATGTATCCGGTAAGGAAGCTCCGTCAATCAAGCAATTCGACTACATCGGTGGCTTCTGCGCGGCCAGCGGTTGCGTGTGTCTCCTGTTCGGGGCTAACACAGGGCTCTGTCGCGTCTTGTTCCCCTTACACGTATATTCTGATCAACGTGAGCCTTGCGCTGCTCGTCGGGCTCTTCTTCGTTGAGGGCAATGTGCTTCGCCTTCTCAGTCCAAACCGCCTCTTGCGGACACCTGGCTTCACCCCGCTGATGATCACGTCTTTCCTTGGCTTTGGGTCCTTCATCGGCTGCCACAACGTTGGCTGTTTGAGGAAAGGCTTTCTCAAGGAGATTCCCAGGTTGGTGTAGGTCGATATCATAGATGAGGCAGTGCTGTTTCCCGGGCACCGTGAGGACAAGCACCGAAAACCCAAATTTTGATTCCTACTGTTTGGTTAGAGCTTCTTGCTAGTACAACTGCTTAGGAACAGTAAGCGCAGGTATGTTGATGGCCGAATGGTATTTTGGAGATAAATTTCTCACGGGTGCCCGAGCAGGATGGCATCAGGAAGGTGGAGGGAAAACCTCAGTCATCCACCGACTCAACTACGCACCAGATGCTGGGCTTGCGTAAATAGGTACTACCTGAACCACAGTTCCTCTCGCTTGCTCTTTAATTTTGATATCATTTCCACTTCCAATGCCGATGAAAATTCCTTCGGGTCTTGCAGTTTCCGCTATAGCGTCATTCGTGACCACTAACCATTTGCAATCGAAAACAAAAGGTGAAAAAAGAATGGACCACGAAACCTTCAAATTCTGTGCAGGTCGACGCCCGGTGTGGTCAGGCATCGGGGCCTCGTCAGGAATCGGCCAGGAAATCGCCCGGCAGACCCAGTCGCACGCGACCGTCATCGCAGCGGGAAGAAATAAATCCAGGCTGTAGGCAGCGGGCACAGCTGGCTGCCAGATCTTAGAGCTCGATTTGACCAGTCCCTTTGCCGAGATTAAAGAAGCTCTCGCCCCGTTGATCCAGAAACACGAGATCATCGATGCCATCGTCAACATTGCCGGGTATCTCTTGGAAGGGGGCAGTGGAAGAGACCAGGTACTAGGAATCCTTCTCTTTCACACTTTCTCGATTTAAAACCGTCACTGATTGCCCCCGTTGACCAGTGATAAGGAGGCGCAGCATTTATGCTCGAACCCCATGTCTTCGGACCACTAAGCCTGACCTGCGCCGTCCTACCCTCAATGAGATCTGC
Above is a genomic segment from Penicillium digitatum chromosome 3, complete sequence containing:
- a CDS encoding Nitroreductase family protein, putative gives rise to the protein MGSTQPEFKNAATSTLLELVKARRTYYDLKGESPVSDDVIERIVQDSVLHVPSSFNTQTSRVVLLLKEEHKKVWDIALDALEGLVTAGHVPKEQFETSTKPKLESFRAAYGTVLFFVDFESLAPIKEKFATYADKFDPFALESNAMSQYLVWTALQSEGFGANLQHYSPLIDEQIAKTWNIPASWKLDAQLVFGTPNSQPGEKAFAPLEDRFKVFGK